One window of Chryseobacterium sp. JJR-5R genomic DNA carries:
- a CDS encoding ribonucleotide-diphosphate reductase subunit beta: protein MGIFDKRVSYKPFEYPEVLQFTEAINKSFWVHSEVDFTADVQDFQSQLEPHEKNAVKNALLAIAQIEVSVKSFWGNLYNHLPKPELNGLGATFAECEFRHSEAYSRLLEVLGYNEEFLHVVEVPALKKRIQFLSNVLKHANSATPKEYVSSLLLFSILIENVSLFSQFAIILSFTRFKGFMKNVSNIIAWTSIDEQIHANGGIYLINKIREEQPDLLTDSDIEDIYTLVDQSIELEGEILDWIFELGELDKFSKQDLINFMKYRVDESLDKINMEKRYNITAEQYSPMKWFEEEVFANSMDDFFAKRPVDYTKHDKSITANDLF, encoded by the coding sequence ATGGGAATTTTTGACAAAAGAGTAAGTTATAAGCCGTTCGAGTATCCTGAAGTTCTTCAGTTTACAGAAGCCATCAACAAATCATTCTGGGTACATTCGGAGGTGGATTTTACTGCCGATGTTCAGGATTTTCAGTCGCAGCTGGAGCCGCACGAAAAAAACGCGGTAAAAAATGCGCTTTTGGCCATTGCCCAGATTGAAGTTTCGGTAAAGTCATTTTGGGGGAATCTGTACAATCATCTTCCGAAACCTGAACTGAACGGTTTGGGAGCCACTTTTGCAGAATGCGAATTCCGCCATTCGGAGGCGTATTCAAGGCTGCTTGAAGTATTGGGTTACAATGAAGAATTCCTGCATGTGGTGGAAGTTCCCGCCCTGAAAAAGAGGATTCAGTTTTTATCCAATGTCCTTAAGCATGCCAATTCTGCCACGCCGAAAGAGTATGTTTCGTCTTTGCTTTTATTCAGTATCCTGATTGAAAACGTATCCCTGTTTTCACAGTTTGCCATTATCTTATCGTTTACCCGATTTAAAGGGTTCATGAAGAATGTTTCCAATATCATCGCCTGGACTTCTATCGATGAACAGATCCATGCCAATGGCGGTATTTACCTGATCAATAAGATCCGTGAGGAGCAGCCTGATCTTTTAACGGATTCTGATATTGAAGATATCTATACCCTTGTTGATCAGTCTATCGAACTGGAAGGCGAAATTCTTGACTGGATCTTCGAGCTTGGCGAACTGGATAAATTCTCCAAACAGGACCTGATCAACTTTATGAAATACCGTGTGGATGAAAGCCTTGATAAGATCAACATGGAAAAACGCTACAACATCACGGCAGAGCAGTACAGCCCGATGAAATGGTTCGAAGAGGAGGTTTTTGCCAACTCAATGGATGATTTCTTTGCCAAAAGGCCGGTGGACTATACAAAACATGACAAGAGTATTACGGCGAACGATTTGTTTTAA
- a CDS encoding DUF72 domain-containing protein, whose product MKFGKLEDASHINFTLPEDHPDTKEALGRNAAGLGNVSIGCAKWSKADLKGFYPKGTKDELSYYATQFNSIELNATFYGMPAPAQIMTWKEKTPTHFKFFPKIPNTVSHFRRLIDVTDPVTQFATSIMNFEEKLGMAFLQLHDNFKPQDYARLEKFVREWPEEIPLAIELRNMEWFTDEDKFNTTCRLFRQHQITNIIVDTAGRRDVLHMRLTTPDIFIRYVATNTETDYRRLDEWVERLTEWKEQGLRNAAFFIHQDIEADSPLLFTHFIQGLNKKWKTNLQVPRMATGSMGTLF is encoded by the coding sequence ATGAAATTCGGAAAACTGGAAGACGCTTCCCATATTAATTTTACGCTGCCCGAAGACCACCCTGATACCAAAGAAGCACTGGGCCGGAATGCAGCCGGGCTGGGCAATGTTTCAATCGGGTGTGCAAAATGGAGCAAGGCCGATCTGAAGGGCTTCTATCCGAAAGGCACGAAGGACGAACTGTCCTATTATGCTACCCAGTTCAATTCCATCGAGCTGAATGCCACGTTCTACGGAATGCCGGCACCGGCGCAGATCATGACCTGGAAAGAGAAAACACCCACACATTTTAAATTTTTCCCGAAAATCCCCAATACCGTTTCCCATTTCAGAAGACTGATTGATGTTACGGATCCCGTAACCCAGTTTGCCACTTCCATCATGAATTTTGAAGAGAAATTAGGGATGGCCTTTCTTCAGCTTCATGACAATTTCAAACCTCAGGATTATGCCAGGCTGGAAAAATTCGTCAGGGAATGGCCGGAAGAAATCCCACTGGCCATAGAGCTCAGAAACATGGAATGGTTTACCGATGAAGATAAGTTCAATACCACCTGCCGGCTTTTCAGGCAGCATCAGATCACCAATATCATTGTGGATACTGCCGGCAGAAGAGATGTGCTCCATATGCGGCTTACCACGCCTGATATCTTTATCCGCTATGTTGCAACCAATACGGAAACCGATTACCGGAGGCTTGACGAATGGGTAGAACGCCTGACGGAATGGAAAGAACAGGGCCTTCGGAATGCAGCCTTTTTCATCCATCAGGATATTGAGGCCGATTCTCCGCTTCTCTTCACCCACTTTATACAGGGACTGAATAAAAAATGGAAAACCAATCTTCAGGTTCCGAGAATGGCAACGGGAAGCATGGGAACCCTGTTTTAA
- a CDS encoding DUF4241 domain-containing protein: protein MTHIQNIKKLFSKDFVESPLLESFEVGKIYLSSGKLVACDPVITNDMQPFTAVFPKGDFAVLLHKERESNCVAYAEIVFSNSEISDWQLATTQGQLVKDLAEGEIFGYPVESGMGCFMDADTQIVLNELEQRLYHSKGVDFMGIYEEFFHEHFFDENGAIDQYAFLKPSDSHPGTIFAFETGYGEGFYASYIAYDKNRVPVKIVTEFIEIS from the coding sequence ATGACACACATACAAAACATAAAAAAATTATTCTCAAAAGACTTCGTGGAAAGCCCTTTGCTGGAGAGTTTCGAAGTCGGCAAAATCTATCTTTCAAGCGGCAAGCTGGTAGCCTGTGATCCGGTGATTACCAATGATATGCAGCCGTTTACTGCGGTGTTTCCAAAAGGGGATTTTGCTGTTTTGCTTCATAAAGAAAGAGAGAGCAACTGTGTAGCCTATGCGGAAATTGTCTTCAGCAACTCTGAAATTTCAGACTGGCAGCTGGCCACAACACAAGGACAGCTGGTGAAAGACTTAGCGGAAGGCGAGATCTTCGGATATCCTGTTGAAAGCGGCATGGGATGCTTCATGGATGCGGATACACAGATTGTCCTGAATGAGCTGGAACAAAGGCTTTATCACAGCAAAGGAGTGGATTTTATGGGAATTTACGAAGAGTTTTTCCATGAACACTTTTTTGATGAGAACGGAGCTATTGACCAGTATGCTTTTTTAAAGCCGTCAGACAGCCATCCCGGAACCATTTTTGCCTTTGAGACCGGGTATGGCGAAGGTTTTTATGCAAGTTACATTGCTTATGATAAAAACCGGGTGCCGGTAAAGATCGTTACGGAATTTATTGAAATCAGTTAA
- a CDS encoding ABC transporter permease: MNILLKKDTWQEIYYSLKNNKLRTFLTMIGVGWGMFLYVVLLGSAKGMENGFDKLFSGFATNSIFLWAQNTSIPYDGFPKGRQVHLHLSDIDMLKRKIPDIDYISPQNSRGSFTGTPGEAMSRNGKNGTYSLTGDYPVGNKISEKKLIFGRYINDADVSGNKNVAVIGEEIYKNFFDAKKNENPLGKPVNIKGIFFNVVGVFRVKKGGGFENDQTVFIPLSTYTKMYNAADQIDMFAIVSKPNASVNSVEESVKLELKAKNKVSPEDTNAFGSFNLGKEFKKLTGFLTGMQLLTIIVGTLTILAGVIAISNILLITVKERTKEIGIRRALGAKPSEVRNQILLESVVITLSSGLLGFMFGIFVLMILNMVTQGQDAFPFYNPTVNYGNVFAAMAVMVVLGLIIGMIPAQRAVKIRPIEALRTE, from the coding sequence GTGAACATATTACTGAAAAAAGATACCTGGCAGGAAATTTATTATTCTCTTAAAAATAATAAGCTCCGGACATTCCTCACCATGATCGGTGTGGGCTGGGGTATGTTTTTATATGTTGTCCTGCTGGGTTCTGCAAAAGGGATGGAGAACGGTTTCGATAAATTGTTTTCAGGCTTTGCCACCAACTCTATTTTCCTCTGGGCGCAGAATACCTCCATTCCGTACGACGGTTTCCCGAAAGGCCGGCAGGTGCACCTTCATCTTTCCGATATTGATATGCTGAAGAGAAAAATCCCGGACATCGATTATATTTCCCCTCAGAATTCAAGAGGGAGCTTTACCGGCACACCGGGGGAAGCCATGTCCAGAAACGGTAAAAACGGGACCTATTCATTAACCGGGGATTATCCGGTAGGCAATAAGATTTCAGAGAAAAAACTTATTTTCGGGCGTTACATCAATGACGCAGATGTTTCAGGAAACAAGAACGTAGCAGTAATAGGCGAAGAGATCTATAAAAACTTTTTCGATGCCAAAAAAAATGAAAACCCGCTGGGCAAGCCGGTCAATATCAAAGGAATTTTCTTCAACGTAGTTGGGGTGTTCAGGGTGAAAAAAGGAGGTGGTTTCGAAAATGACCAGACGGTGTTCATTCCGCTTTCCACCTATACCAAAATGTATAACGCCGCAGACCAGATTGATATGTTTGCAATTGTGAGCAAGCCCAATGCCAGCGTCAATTCCGTGGAAGAAAGCGTAAAGCTTGAGCTGAAGGCCAAAAATAAAGTATCTCCTGAAGATACCAATGCCTTCGGGAGTTTCAACCTGGGGAAAGAGTTTAAAAAACTGACAGGCTTTCTAACCGGCATGCAGCTGCTTACCATTATCGTAGGAACCCTGACGATTCTTGCGGGGGTAATTGCCATTTCCAATATTCTTTTGATTACCGTAAAGGAAAGGACAAAAGAAATCGGGATCAGAAGAGCATTGGGTGCAAAGCCTTCGGAAGTAAGGAATCAGATCCTGTTGGAGAGTGTGGTGATCACGCTTTCATCCGGGCTGCTCGGGTTTATGTTCGGGATCTTTGTGCTGATGATTTTAAATATGGTTACACAGGGCCAGGATGCCTTTCCTTTTTACAATCCTACCGTTAACTACGGGAATGTTTTTGCAGCCATGGCCGTAATGGTGGTTTTAGGACTGATTATCGGGATGATCCCGGCGCAGCGGGCTGTGAAGATAAGGCCGATCGAAGCGTTGAGAACGGAGTAA
- a CDS encoding ABC transporter permease gives MFDLDRWQEIFSSIRSNVLRTVLSGFTVALGLFIFIVLFGIGTGLQNAFTQGFARDAQNLISVFTGKTTVAYNGLQSDRVVTMNNDDYDFLVNVDKEKVGNSTARYTSNLLVKYGRESGNYQINGANMDEQYIENRKILEGRYLSPNDMANKQNVAVIGRMVQRDLIKNGSPVGKELNINGTMFKVIGVFSDDGGDWDERHITVPISTLQQMKKGSDTVSTVYIAYDEKLDPQQAIKYGDELKERLKSRKNVSPEDENGVRIWNNAQNMNETFMFMAVLTAIVGFIGMGTLLAGIIGISNIMVYIVKERTKEIGVRKAIGAKPRSIVALIVQESVVITVISGFIGVGLGVLALHLIGDSLEEYFIKSPSVGWGTIFTAFIALVFSGLIAGFVPAYRASKIKPIEALRTE, from the coding sequence ATGTTCGACTTAGATCGTTGGCAGGAAATATTCAGTTCCATCCGCAGCAATGTATTGCGGACGGTGCTTTCCGGTTTTACCGTAGCGTTGGGATTATTTATCTTCATCGTGCTTTTCGGGATCGGTACGGGACTGCAGAATGCGTTTACGCAGGGCTTTGCACGGGATGCCCAGAACCTGATCTCCGTTTTTACCGGTAAAACAACGGTAGCCTACAACGGGCTGCAGTCTGACCGGGTAGTTACCATGAACAATGACGATTATGATTTCCTGGTTAATGTGGATAAAGAGAAAGTAGGGAATTCCACGGCAAGGTATACCTCCAACCTGCTGGTGAAATACGGCAGGGAAAGCGGGAATTACCAGATCAACGGGGCCAATATGGACGAACAGTATATCGAGAACCGGAAAATACTTGAAGGTCGTTACCTTTCGCCGAATGATATGGCGAACAAACAGAATGTTGCCGTTATCGGGAGGATGGTGCAGAGGGATTTGATCAAGAACGGGAGCCCGGTAGGAAAAGAGCTGAATATCAACGGAACCATGTTCAAAGTAATCGGCGTATTCTCTGATGACGGCGGAGACTGGGATGAAAGGCACATTACGGTTCCTATTTCTACCCTGCAGCAGATGAAAAAAGGATCTGATACGGTAAGTACAGTATACATTGCCTATGATGAAAAACTGGATCCGCAGCAGGCCATTAAATATGGTGATGAACTGAAGGAAAGGCTGAAATCAAGAAAAAATGTATCTCCCGAAGATGAAAACGGCGTAAGGATCTGGAATAACGCCCAGAATATGAACGAGACTTTTATGTTTATGGCAGTTCTTACCGCAATTGTAGGGTTTATCGGGATGGGTACCCTGCTGGCAGGAATCATCGGGATCAGCAATATTATGGTGTATATCGTAAAGGAGAGGACCAAAGAAATAGGCGTACGAAAAGCAATCGGAGCCAAACCACGGAGTATTGTTGCGCTCATTGTTCAGGAAAGTGTGGTAATTACCGTCATATCGGGATTTATAGGCGTAGGATTGGGCGTGCTGGCTTTACATTTAATCGGCGACAGCCTCGAAGAATATTTCATTAAAAGCCCGAGTGTGGGCTGGGGAACCATTTTTACGGCATTCATCGCACTGGTATTTTCCGGATTGATTGCAGGATTCGTCCCGGCGTACAGAGCGTCAAAAATCAAACCGATTGAAGCATTGAGGACCGAGTAA
- a CDS encoding HD domain-containing protein: MQDLIENTVEFVKKKLEGAEAGHDWFHIERVWKLSKKIAVTEPCNMEVVELAALLHDIADPKFHNGDETLALRVSRKFLESQNASEDIIEQVLFIIRNISFKNRGEAPENLPVELKIVQDADRIDAIGAIGIARTFNFGGFKNNLMYDPNIEPKLTMSKEEYKKSNGTTINHFYEKLLLLKDLMNTEKGKQIAGERHDFMLKFLDQFYKEWNVD, from the coding sequence ATGCAGGATCTGATTGAAAACACAGTAGAGTTTGTAAAGAAAAAACTGGAAGGTGCCGAAGCTGGACATGACTGGTTTCATATAGAAAGGGTATGGAAGCTTTCAAAAAAGATTGCCGTAACGGAACCCTGTAATATGGAGGTAGTGGAACTGGCTGCCCTTCTGCATGATATTGCAGACCCTAAATTCCATAACGGGGATGAAACACTGGCACTGCGTGTTTCCCGGAAATTCCTGGAAAGCCAGAATGCTTCTGAAGACATTATTGAACAGGTACTATTTATCATCCGGAATATTTCGTTCAAGAACAGGGGAGAAGCTCCTGAAAATTTACCGGTAGAACTGAAAATCGTTCAGGATGCCGACCGGATTGATGCCATCGGGGCGATTGGCATTGCCAGGACATTTAATTTCGGAGGCTTTAAAAATAACCTGATGTATGACCCGAATATCGAGCCTAAGCTGACTATGTCCAAAGAAGAATACAAGAAATCCAACGGGACAACAATCAACCATTTTTATGAAAAACTGCTGCTGTTAAAAGACCTGATGAATACGGAAAAAGGAAAGCAGATTGCCGGTGAGCGTCATGATTTCATGCTGAAATTCCTTGACCAGTTTTACAAAGAATGGAATGTTGACTGA
- a CDS encoding serine aminopeptidase domain-containing protein has product MEKLILASYHFPVTAHIFHPEKSNGRLLLINSATGVRQQVYFSFARYFSEKGFTVVTYDYCGIGLSKPENLKGFKASMRSWGSEDFKAVTDYIKVHFREYRKYCLGHSVGALIIGMNPDCEIFEKFIFVGTQNAFTGNLKLKTKIEACLGFGIVQPLTTACLGYFPAHWFGLGESLPKNCAYDWRTLILNRKSTGALLKKTGDYSKSLTREVFVIRAEDDAWLTEKGVKSLLDDTYPFLKPKHRLVKASESERRIIGHINFFRSYNRKLWDIVLDELN; this is encoded by the coding sequence ATGGAAAAGCTCATACTGGCTTCGTATCATTTCCCGGTTACCGCTCACATCTTTCATCCTGAAAAAAGCAACGGCCGGCTTCTGCTGATCAATTCCGCAACCGGGGTAAGGCAGCAGGTTTATTTCTCATTTGCCCGGTATTTTTCCGAAAAAGGGTTTACTGTGGTTACCTATGATTATTGCGGGATCGGGCTTTCAAAACCTGAAAACCTTAAAGGCTTTAAAGCATCCATGAGAAGCTGGGGTTCCGAAGATTTTAAAGCCGTGACGGATTATATCAAAGTTCATTTTAGGGAGTACCGAAAGTATTGCCTGGGGCATTCCGTCGGAGCTTTGATTATCGGAATGAATCCGGATTGTGAAATATTTGAGAAGTTTATTTTTGTAGGGACACAGAATGCTTTCACGGGAAATTTAAAACTTAAAACCAAGATTGAAGCATGCCTGGGTTTCGGCATTGTACAGCCTTTGACCACTGCATGTCTGGGATATTTTCCGGCACACTGGTTCGGGTTGGGAGAAAGTCTGCCGAAAAATTGTGCATATGACTGGAGAACCTTAATTTTAAACAGAAAATCAACCGGTGCCTTATTGAAGAAAACGGGTGATTATTCTAAAAGCTTAACCCGGGAAGTTTTTGTTATCCGTGCGGAAGATGATGCCTGGTTAACTGAAAAAGGCGTTAAGAGCCTGTTGGATGACACTTATCCTTTTCTTAAGCCTAAGCACAGGCTGGTTAAGGCCTCCGAATCGGAGAGAAGAATAATCGGGCACATTAATTTTTTCAGGAGCTATAACAGGAAGCTCTGGGATATTGTTTTAGATGAATTAAATTGA
- a CDS encoding ribokinase: MNFSSEQPKIIVVGSSSIDLVLETEKVPCVNETVIAHNSESYFGGKGANQAIGTARLGASVYFIGCVGMDPLGQQIMRNMVGENVNVGFVFETDREATGTAYVTTSDGSAAIVVVPAANNYLSIEHVEAADKYFHTADLVLLQLEVSMKVIEYTVRKARKHGKKVGLYASPAQKLSNEILENVDFIIVKSSELHIVFGEDQREVILKKYFNKVFVRDDINSTVYFDGTEMKYCSSNYNDKNAYKMGMGDAFTSGFSIALCHGNDIEECVKFGNEVSAKVSGKKGSQTGLPRVSDFL, from the coding sequence ATGAATTTCTCATCAGAACAGCCAAAAATCATCGTTGTAGGAAGCTCGTCGATTGACCTTGTTTTAGAAACAGAAAAAGTCCCGTGCGTAAATGAAACGGTAATTGCCCATAATTCAGAGAGCTATTTTGGGGGAAAAGGAGCCAATCAGGCTATCGGCACAGCCAGATTAGGAGCCAGTGTGTATTTTATCGGCTGTGTAGGGATGGATCCGCTCGGCCAGCAGATTATGAGGAATATGGTTGGCGAGAATGTAAATGTCGGATTTGTTTTTGAAACTGACCGTGAAGCTACAGGAACGGCTTACGTTACCACATCTGACGGAAGTGCCGCCATTGTTGTGGTGCCTGCAGCCAATAATTATCTGAGCATTGAACATGTAGAAGCGGCAGATAAATATTTTCATACCGCAGATCTTGTGCTTCTTCAGCTTGAGGTTTCAATGAAAGTAATTGAATATACTGTCAGGAAGGCCAGGAAACATGGCAAAAAAGTAGGCTTGTATGCTTCTCCGGCGCAGAAATTAAGCAATGAAATCCTTGAAAATGTTGATTTTATCATAGTAAAAAGCAGTGAGCTGCATATTGTGTTCGGCGAAGATCAGAGAGAAGTGATCCTTAAAAAATATTTCAACAAGGTTTTTGTAAGGGACGATATCAACTCCACTGTTTATTTTGACGGCACGGAAATGAAATACTGCAGCAGCAATTACAATGACAAAAATGCGTATAAGATGGGGATGGGAGACGCTTTTACGTCCGGTTTTTCCATTGCGCTGTGCCACGGCAATGATATTGAGGAATGCGTGAAATTCGGAAACGAAGTTTCGGCAAAAGTATCCGGTAAAAAAGGTTCCCAGACCGGACTTCCAAGGGTATCTGACTTTCTTTAA
- a CDS encoding ABC transporter ATP-binding protein: MLIIQDLHKSYDTGKSKLHVLKGINLNISEGEFVSIMGSSGSGKSTLLNIIGILDEKDTGTYELDNVPIEHLSEVKAAEYRSKFLGFIFQSFNLIGYKTALDNVALPLYYQNVPRKERERKAMEYLEKVGLAQWAGHLPNELSGGQKQRVAIARALITDPKVVLADEPTGALDSKTTHDIMKLLQDINNEGKTIIVVTHEPDVAAQTKRNVILRDGIIESDAFIKQIVL; this comes from the coding sequence ATGCTAATCATTCAGGACCTACATAAATCGTACGATACGGGGAAAAGCAAGCTTCATGTGCTGAAAGGAATTAATCTGAATATTTCCGAAGGCGAGTTCGTTTCGATCATGGGCAGTTCCGGTTCCGGAAAATCTACCCTGCTTAATATTATCGGGATCCTTGATGAGAAAGATACCGGCACCTATGAACTGGATAATGTTCCGATCGAACATTTGTCCGAAGTAAAAGCGGCGGAATACAGAAGTAAGTTTTTAGGCTTTATTTTCCAGTCTTTTAATCTCATCGGATATAAAACGGCATTGGATAATGTAGCACTTCCGTTGTATTACCAGAATGTACCCCGGAAGGAACGTGAGAGAAAAGCGATGGAGTATCTTGAAAAAGTAGGGCTGGCACAATGGGCTGGCCATTTGCCGAATGAGCTTTCAGGCGGGCAGAAACAGCGGGTGGCTATTGCAAGGGCATTGATAACGGATCCAAAGGTGGTGCTTGCCGATGAGCCTACCGGAGCCCTGGATTCCAAGACGACCCACGATATCATGAAGCTTCTTCAGGATATCAACAATGAAGGGAAAACCATTATCGTGGTTACCCATGAGCCGGACGTAGCCGCACAGACCAAAAGAAACGTGATACTCCGTGACGGGATTATCGAAAGCGATGCATTTATCAAGCAGATTGTGTTGTAG
- a CDS encoding ribonucleoside-diphosphate reductase subunit alpha, translated as MDEQNNNIWWLNEESEQMLNRGYLLKGETVDGAIDRITTAAAKKLYKPELQPAFKEMIMKGWISFSSPVWANMGTQRGLPISCFNVHIPDSIEGITHKMGEVIMQTKIGGGTSGYFGELRNRGTAVTDNGKSSGAVSFMKLFDTSMDVVSQGGVRRGAFAAYLDVDHGDIEEFLSIKDIGSPIQNLFTGICVPDYWMQDMIDGDADKRKIWARVLESRQQKGLPYIFFTDNVNRNKPQVYKDLGLTINASNLCSEIMLPSTRQESFICCLSSMNLELYDEWKDTNAVQLAIYFLDAVLSEFIEKTEGNYYLQGARDFALRHRALGLGVLGYHSYLQKNMIPFESFEATQFNARAFKHIRTQADIASKELANIYGEPELLKGYGMRNTTVMAIAPTTSSSAILGQTSPGIEPFASNYYKAGLAKGNFMRKNKYLAKLLGEKGLDNEETWRTIMLNHGSVQHLNELSDEEKAVFKTFREISPMEIISQAAQRQQYIDQAQSLNLQIPSTMPVKDVNYLYIEAWKKGVKTLYYQRSSSVSKEMMVNFVTCSACEA; from the coding sequence ATGGACGAACAAAACAACAACATATGGTGGCTCAACGAGGAATCTGAGCAAATGCTGAACAGAGGGTACCTGCTGAAAGGGGAAACCGTAGACGGTGCCATTGACAGGATCACCACTGCGGCAGCAAAAAAATTATACAAACCTGAGCTTCAGCCGGCTTTCAAGGAGATGATCATGAAAGGATGGATCAGTTTTTCCTCTCCGGTCTGGGCCAACATGGGAACGCAGAGAGGCCTTCCGATCTCTTGTTTCAACGTGCATATTCCGGACAGCATTGAAGGGATTACCCACAAAATGGGTGAAGTCATCATGCAGACGAAAATCGGGGGCGGAACTTCAGGATATTTCGGGGAGCTTCGTAACCGAGGGACTGCCGTAACCGACAACGGAAAATCTTCCGGTGCCGTGTCATTCATGAAACTGTTTGACACTTCCATGGATGTTGTTTCCCAGGGTGGCGTAAGAAGAGGTGCTTTTGCAGCCTATCTGGATGTTGACCACGGGGATATTGAAGAATTTTTATCCATCAAAGACATCGGGAGCCCGATTCAGAACCTGTTTACCGGAATCTGCGTGCCGGATTACTGGATGCAGGATATGATTGACGGTGATGCCGACAAACGTAAAATCTGGGCCAGGGTTCTGGAAAGCCGCCAGCAGAAAGGCCTTCCTTACATTTTCTTTACCGATAATGTGAACAGGAACAAGCCTCAGGTATATAAAGATCTCGGGTTAACCATCAACGCAAGTAACCTTTGCTCTGAAATTATGCTTCCGTCCACAAGGCAGGAATCTTTCATCTGCTGCCTGTCCTCCATGAACTTAGAATTGTATGACGAGTGGAAGGATACAAACGCAGTACAATTGGCCATTTATTTCCTTGACGCTGTTTTATCTGAATTTATCGAGAAAACGGAAGGAAACTATTACCTTCAGGGAGCAAGAGACTTCGCATTACGCCACAGGGCATTGGGTCTGGGCGTTCTGGGTTACCACTCTTACCTGCAGAAAAACATGATTCCTTTTGAGAGTTTTGAGGCAACGCAGTTTAATGCAAGGGCTTTCAAACACATCAGGACTCAGGCAGATATCGCGTCAAAAGAACTGGCTAACATCTACGGGGAACCGGAACTGCTGAAAGGATACGGAATGAGAAATACAACGGTAATGGCCATCGCCCCTACCACTTCAAGCTCCGCCATTTTAGGGCAGACTTCACCGGGAATCGAGCCGTTTGCCTCCAACTATTACAAAGCCGGACTTGCTAAAGGAAACTTTATGCGAAAGAACAAATACCTGGCGAAACTGCTTGGGGAAAAAGGCCTTGACAATGAAGAAACCTGGAGGACGATCATGCTGAACCACGGTTCCGTACAGCACCTGAACGAATTATCTGACGAAGAGAAAGCCGTATTCAAAACATTCAGGGAGATTTCCCCGATGGAAATTATTTCCCAGGCTGCCCAGAGACAGCAGTATATTGATCAGGCACAGTCGCTGAACCTTCAGATCCCTTCCACAATGCCTGTAAAAGATGTCAACTATCTTTATATTGAAGCATGGAAAAAAGGAGTGAAAACCCTTTATTACCAGAGAAGCTCATCCGTTTCCAAAGAGATGATGGTGAACTTTGTGACCTGCTCTGCATGTGAAGCTTAA